CCGCACCGGCCGTGCCGTTAGGCATCGTGCCCGGCAAACACATCCCTGGCGGCAAAGAGGCCGTTGAGCGCGGCGGGAAAACCCGCGTACACGGCCATCTGCATGATGACCTCCAGTATTTCCTGCCGGGTGCAGCCCACATGCAGGGCCGCGCCAATGTGCACACGCAGCTGGGGCGCTGCATTGCCCATGGCCGTAAGCGCTGCCACCACCGCTATTTCGCGGCTTTTCAGATCAAGCCCGTCACGCGAATAAATGTCGCCGAAGGGAAACTCCACGAGATAGCGCGCAAAGTCGGGGCTGATGGCCCGCACACTCTCCAGCACTTCCTCACCGCCTCTTCCGTCCACCTTTTCCAGCATGGCAAGCCCTGTGGCATAACGATCGCTTTGCATGGCAATTCTCCTGTTTCCGGC
The Desulfovibrio sp. DNA segment above includes these coding regions:
- a CDS encoding carboxymuconolactone decarboxylase family protein, whose protein sequence is MQSDRYATGLAMLEKVDGRGGEEVLESVRAISPDFARYLVEFPFGDIYSRDGLDLKSREIAVVAALTAMGNAAPQLRVHIGAALHVGCTRQEILEVIMQMAVYAGFPAALNGLFAARDVFAGHDA